In one window of Hevea brasiliensis isolate MT/VB/25A 57/8 chromosome 10, ASM3005281v1, whole genome shotgun sequence DNA:
- the LOC110670099 gene encoding MYB-like transcription factor ETC1, translated as MADLDHSSSDDVSVDSREKSSQDTKLEFTEDEETLITRMYNLVGERWSLIAGRIPGRTAEEIEKYWNSRFSTSQ; from the exons ATGGCTGACTTGGATCACTCCTCTAGTGATGATGTCTCTGTTGATTCTAGAG AGAAATCCAGCCAAGACACTAAGCTTGAATTCACAGAGGATGAAGAAACCCTTATTACTAGGATGTACAATCTGGTTGGTGAGAG GTGGTCTCTAATTGCTGGAAGAATTCCTGGAAGAACAGCAGAGGAAATTGAGAAGTACTGGAATTCAAGATTCTCTACAagtcaataa